In a single window of the Ruminococcus albus 7 = DSM 20455 genome:
- a CDS encoding tetratricopeptide repeat protein, which yields MTRCDFCSIINIITEYISEAKALSQTELVFQLFTEFANENDDFDFDQGRVNRWFKGKDAVSPTITRFYSQDGYAEYLASDLEEKVFPLMTDYDMAAKDIYDLLMNDISISDTKKNELSELYPPQNSTDTADFISAVLLFGMNRKFQKRDTKMLTSGTLSAPAADIIMSGSVPNPCKHFCGRDTELEELHALLETHSKIFITSLAGIGKSEFAKAYAKTYKSSYTNILYFTYPGSLQTLIEDMDFADDLPSDDNTTRFKKHNRFLRSMKPDTLLIIDNFNTTAANEPHLDLLMKYGCKIIFTTRSRFEVGYTYELNEISDLESLLSLAAYFYTDTPDQRQIVESIIETVHRHTLLVELSARLLQTGILEPNEVLSKLSESTAAPEANDKISITKDGHTKKATYHNHIKTLFSLFALSDEMQAVMRYATFIPANGIRRRLFAKLISLESMDTINDLTEVGFIQNPEMDKIVLYPLVQEIILSDLCPDTENCRPLLDNIHRTCLQHGVDIPYYPALYAITENIAYKITVCDKSDYLLFVEDAFAYMEKYRYASGMKKLVSVMTDLLSDETVGTQNDRALLLNNQASCEGLLNGNYKKAINLEKRAINMCEPTDNPLLAANLHMNLGYLYQANGKTDLAKPSMEKAMQIIAEVNTSTHDMIIMSRNYARLLAETGEARRAITALQKCADFVKATNSETTSDYADLLFDIAGITSQLSGIQAAEPYFVRAFKIYRDILPDDDLREKAALAVRYFERAGVKSIPNYLALNENAATP from the coding sequence ATGACCCGCTGCGATTTCTGCTCGATAATCAACATCATAACCGAATATATCAGCGAAGCAAAAGCCCTGAGCCAGACCGAGCTTGTATTTCAACTTTTCACCGAGTTCGCCAACGAGAATGACGATTTCGATTTTGATCAGGGCAGAGTCAACCGCTGGTTCAAGGGTAAGGACGCGGTCAGTCCGACTATCACGCGCTTTTACTCTCAGGACGGTTACGCCGAATATCTCGCCTCCGACCTTGAAGAAAAAGTGTTTCCGCTGATGACCGACTACGATATGGCGGCGAAGGATATTTACGATCTGCTGATGAACGATATTTCAATTTCAGATACTAAGAAAAACGAATTGTCAGAACTATATCCACCGCAGAACTCGACCGATACCGCCGACTTCATTTCCGCTGTTCTGCTTTTCGGCATGAACCGCAAATTTCAGAAGCGAGATACCAAAATGCTCACAAGCGGCACTTTGTCAGCGCCCGCCGCTGACATTATTATGTCGGGCTCTGTTCCGAATCCTTGTAAACACTTCTGCGGCAGAGATACCGAGCTTGAAGAACTTCACGCTCTGCTCGAAACTCACAGCAAGATTTTCATAACAAGTCTCGCCGGCATAGGTAAAAGCGAGTTTGCCAAAGCCTACGCCAAGACCTACAAATCAAGCTACACCAATATCCTATATTTCACCTACCCCGGCAGCCTGCAAACGCTCATTGAGGACATGGATTTTGCCGACGATCTCCCGTCTGACGATAACACCACCCGCTTCAAAAAGCACAACCGCTTTTTGCGGAGCATGAAGCCCGACACGCTGCTGATAATCGACAATTTCAATACCACCGCCGCGAACGAACCGCATCTTGACCTGCTGATGAAATACGGCTGTAAGATAATTTTCACCACGCGCAGCCGCTTTGAGGTCGGATATACATACGAACTGAACGAGATCAGCGACCTCGAAAGTCTGTTATCACTTGCCGCGTATTTCTATACCGACACTCCCGATCAGCGGCAGATAGTCGAAAGCATTATCGAAACCGTACACCGACACACTCTGTTGGTTGAACTATCAGCAAGGCTATTGCAGACGGGAATCCTTGAACCGAACGAAGTCCTCTCCAAGTTATCCGAAAGCACTGCCGCCCCCGAAGCGAACGACAAGATCAGCATAACGAAAGACGGTCATACCAAAAAGGCGACTTATCACAACCACATCAAGACGCTGTTCTCACTTTTTGCGTTGTCCGATGAAATGCAGGCGGTCATGCGCTATGCAACTTTTATTCCCGCAAATGGTATTCGCAGGAGACTTTTCGCAAAGCTCATAAGCCTTGAAAGCATGGACACGATCAACGACTTGACCGAGGTGGGCTTTATCCAAAACCCCGAAATGGATAAGATCGTTCTTTACCCGCTTGTGCAGGAAATTATATTATCTGACCTTTGCCCCGATACCGAGAATTGCAGACCGCTGCTTGATAATATTCACCGCACCTGCTTGCAGCATGGCGTTGATATTCCTTACTATCCCGCGTTGTACGCAATTACGGAAAATATCGCGTACAAGATCACGGTTTGCGACAAATCCGATTATCTGCTTTTCGTAGAGGACGCTTTCGCCTATATGGAGAAATACCGTTACGCAAGCGGCATGAAAAAACTTGTTTCTGTGATGACCGACTTACTCTCAGATGAAACCGTAGGCACTCAGAACGACCGCGCCCTGCTGCTGAACAACCAAGCATCCTGCGAGGGTCTGCTGAACGGCAATTACAAAAAAGCCATCAACCTTGAAAAGCGCGCAATAAATATGTGCGAACCGACAGACAATCCCTTGCTTGCCGCAAACCTCCACATGAACCTCGGCTATCTTTACCAGGCGAACGGCAAGACCGACCTTGCGAAGCCGAGTATGGAGAAAGCTATGCAGATTATCGCGGAGGTGAACACTTCGACCCACGATATGATTATCATGTCGCGCAACTACGCCCGACTTCTTGCGGAAACAGGCGAAGCCCGCCGGGCAATCACAGCTCTGCAAAAGTGCGCAGATTTCGTAAAGGCGACCAATTCCGAGACGACCTCCGACTACGCTGACCTCCTTTTCGACATAGCCGGGATCACCTCTCAGTTAAGCGGCATCCAAGCCGCCGAGCCGTATTTTGTTCGTGCTTTCAAGATATACCGCGATATATTGCCCGATGATGATCTGCGCGAAAAAGCCGCGCTTGCCGTAAGATATTTTGAACGTGCCGGAGTAAAGTCTATCCCGAATTACCTCGCTCTCAATGAAAATGCTGCCACACCATAA
- a CDS encoding Rrf2 family transcriptional regulator: MQITSKFTAAVHILTCIDVFDGQMRVTSDFLSGSTGVNAVIVRNVLGQLRTAGIVETRQGSGGAHLAKALDEITLYDIYKAVDCVDDEGLFHFHENPNADCPVGRNIHKAMDERLEAAQAALENELKSTTLAQVVSDTRKLIDEE; encoded by the coding sequence ATGCAGATAACAAGTAAATTCACAGCAGCGGTGCATATCCTTACCTGTATCGACGTTTTTGACGGACAGATGAGAGTGACCAGCGATTTCCTGTCGGGCAGTACGGGGGTAAATGCGGTGATCGTCCGTAATGTTCTCGGACAGCTTCGCACGGCAGGTATAGTCGAAACACGTCAGGGCAGCGGCGGCGCACACCTTGCAAAAGCACTTGACGAAATAACGCTGTACGATATTTACAAGGCGGTTGACTGCGTAGACGATGAGGGTCTGTTCCACTTCCACGAAAATCCCAATGCGGATTGTCCTGTGGGACGGAATATCCACAAGGCTATGGACGAAAGGCTTGAAGCGGCGCAGGCGGCTCTTGAAAACGAGCTGAAAAGCACGACTCTTGCACAAGTTGTCTCTGACACACGAAAGTTAATTGACGAGGAATAA
- a CDS encoding protein-ADP-ribose hydrolase, which produces MEKLDFLINYLLSERDDLGRIEIPNNDTDKFRLYRSLVNIRPAVKADEDYLQAEDEYLTALTESKGITDIADLTPIEDGIYLWKGDITTLRCGAIVNAANSGMTGCWQPCHSCIDNCIHTFAGVRLRYKCGQIMQAQGHEEPTGKAKITKAYNLPCDYVIHTVGPIVDSILTDEHCRLLESSYKSCLEIAVQNGIGSIAFCCISTGVFGFPQDKAAEIAVRTVREFRKSHDIQVIFNVFKEDDHEIYKRLLGGN; this is translated from the coding sequence ATGGAGAAGCTCGACTTTCTGATAAACTATCTGCTGTCCGAGAGAGATGATTTAGGCAGGATAGAGATACCAAATAATGATACAGATAAATTCCGCCTTTACCGCAGCCTTGTGAATATCCGCCCTGCTGTCAAGGCAGACGAGGATTATCTGCAAGCCGAGGACGAATATCTCACAGCCTTGACCGAGAGCAAGGGCATCACGGATATTGCAGACCTAACACCCATAGAGGACGGCATTTATCTCTGGAAAGGTGATATTACCACTCTCCGATGCGGAGCGATCGTCAACGCTGCCAATTCGGGAATGACGGGGTGCTGGCAGCCGTGTCACTCTTGTATCGACAACTGTATCCACACCTTTGCAGGGGTACGGCTTCGTTACAAGTGCGGTCAGATCATGCAGGCACAAGGTCATGAAGAACCCACAGGCAAGGCGAAGATAACAAAAGCCTATAATTTACCCTGCGACTATGTGATACACACCGTCGGACCGATCGTAGACAGTATTCTTACAGATGAACATTGCCGTCTGCTTGAAAGCTCCTACAAAAGCTGTCTTGAGATAGCAGTACAGAACGGTATCGGTAGTATCGCTTTCTGCTGTATCTCAACGGGTGTATTCGGATTTCCGCAGGATAAGGCGGCAGAGATAGCAGTCCGCACCGTCAGGGAGTTTCGCAAGAGCCACGATATACAGGTGATCTTCAATGTATTCAAGGAGGACGATCATGAAATTTACAAGAGATTACTCGGCGGAAATTGA
- a CDS encoding SIR2 family NAD-dependent protein deacylase, whose product MKFTRDYSAEIDRLKKEIQTADAIVIGAGAGLSTAAGFTYSGERLQKYFADFVEKYGFRDMYSGGFYPFETSEEMWAYWSRYIYINRYMDVDNGTYKRLFELVKDKDYFVLTTNVDHQFQKAGFDKHRLFYTQGDYGLWQCSEPCHQKTYDNEETVRAMFERQKDMRVPSELVPHCPVCGKPMSMNLRADDTFVEDDGWHRAAERYDEFLRRHDGLHILFLELGVGMNTPVIIKYPFWKMTYANPKAVYACLNFGEAYAPDEIKEQSILINGDIHELLNVLA is encoded by the coding sequence ATGAAATTTACAAGAGATTACTCGGCGGAAATTGACCGTCTGAAAAAAGAAATACAGACCGCTGATGCGATCGTCATCGGTGCAGGTGCAGGTCTTTCCACCGCCGCAGGCTTTACCTATTCGGGAGAGCGTTTGCAGAAGTATTTTGCCGATTTCGTGGAGAAATACGGCTTTCGGGATATGTATTCCGGCGGTTTTTATCCCTTTGAAACGTCCGAAGAAATGTGGGCGTACTGGTCACGCTACATCTACATCAACCGCTACATGGACGTGGACAACGGCACATACAAGCGCTTGTTTGAGCTTGTGAAGGACAAGGACTATTTTGTTCTCACCACCAATGTTGACCACCAATTTCAAAAGGCAGGATTTGACAAGCACCGCCTGTTCTACACGCAGGGCGATTACGGGCTTTGGCAGTGCAGTGAGCCGTGCCACCAAAAGACCTATGACAACGAGGAAACCGTCAGGGCGATGTTTGAGCGGCAGAAGGATATGCGTGTTCCGTCAGAGCTTGTACCCCACTGTCCTGTCTGCGGAAAGCCTATGAGCATGAACCTCAGAGCAGATGACACCTTTGTCGAGGACGATGGCTGGCACAGAGCAGCGGAGCGTTATGATGAATTCCTGCGCCGCCATGATGGACTGCATATCCTGTTCTTAGAGCTTGGCGTAGGCATGAACACGCCTGTCATCATAAAGTATCCGTTCTGGAAGATGACCTATGCAAACCCGAAGGCTGTCTATGCCTGCCTGAATTTCGGGGAAGCGTATGCACCAGACGAGATCAAAGAGCAGAGTATTCTTATCAATGGGGATATTCATGAGTTGCTGAATGTCTTAGCTTAA
- a CDS encoding GNAT family N-acetyltransferase, whose translation MEIQMMQKGHILWDKTILFAQSCSWKAGSYLAERMKVNAFKDWERVVAAIENENIIGYCTLSEKDELSEEYEYSPFIGFVFVDEQHRGKRISEKMIQHILSYAKSIGFRTVYIMSGEQGLYEKYGFEKIGDFHTIYGTKDQLFHISL comes from the coding sequence TTGGAAATTCAGATGATGCAAAAAGGACATATCCTATGGGATAAGACGATTTTGTTTGCTCAGTCATGTTCATGGAAAGCAGGATCATATCTTGCAGAGCGTATGAAGGTGAATGCATTTAAAGATTGGGAGCGGGTAGTCGCTGCCATTGAAAATGAAAACATAATCGGCTATTGTACACTTTCTGAAAAAGATGAATTGTCGGAAGAATATGAGTATTCACCGTTTATTGGTTTTGTTTTTGTTGACGAACAGCATCGTGGCAAGCGAATATCGGAAAAGATGATTCAGCATATCTTATCCTATGCAAAATCCATTGGATTTCGGACTGTTTACATCATGAGTGGAGAACAAGGCTTATATGAAAAATATGGGTTTGAAAAGATCGGTGATTTTCATACGATATATGGAACAAAAGATCAACTGTTTCATATTAGTCTGTAG
- a CDS encoding ParM/StbA family protein, with the protein MRELKNGTKIIGVDHGYGNIKTANTIMPTGITAYPTKPTFDGNILQYDSMYYRIGEGHKAFIADKSMDEDFYLLTLVAIAQELKCTYCTEADVHIAAGLPLTWVKTQREDFRRYITKNKNVKFTFNDVAYKLHIVGCSIYPQGYPAVIDRLTQLTGVNMLADIGNGTMNIMFINNKRPIESKCYTEKLGVNQCVISAKNAVMDKFCTKIDESIIEQVIRTGKADISEKYLNCITDTIKSYCTDLLQTLAKYEYDPELMRLYVAGGGGCIVKNFGEFDASRVTIIDDICAAAKGYETIAFQQLKEG; encoded by the coding sequence ATGAGAGAACTAAAGAATGGAACGAAGATCATAGGCGTTGACCACGGATATGGCAACATCAAAACAGCAAACACGATCATGCCGACGGGGATAACGGCATACCCTACAAAGCCGACCTTTGATGGAAATATCTTGCAGTATGACAGTATGTATTATCGCATAGGCGAAGGACATAAGGCGTTTATCGCTGATAAAAGCATGGACGAGGATTTTTACTTACTGACGCTTGTGGCAATAGCTCAGGAACTGAAATGTACTTACTGCACCGAAGCCGATGTGCATATCGCAGCAGGGCTACCACTGACTTGGGTCAAGACGCAGAGAGAGGATTTCCGCAGGTACATTACGAAGAATAAGAACGTCAAATTCACGTTCAATGATGTGGCGTACAAGCTGCATATTGTTGGCTGCTCGATCTATCCGCAGGGGTATCCTGCCGTGATCGACCGTCTGACGCAGCTGACCGGCGTAAATATGCTCGCGGACATCGGCAACGGAACCATGAACATCATGTTCATCAACAACAAACGCCCTATCGAGAGCAAGTGCTACACGGAAAAGCTCGGCGTAAATCAGTGCGTGATATCTGCGAAAAATGCGGTAATGGACAAGTTTTGCACGAAAATCGACGAGAGCATTATTGAGCAGGTGATAAGAACAGGCAAGGCGGATATTTCGGAAAAATATTTGAATTGCATAACCGATACTATCAAATCATATTGCACTGATCTGCTCCAGACCCTTGCAAAGTATGAGTATGACCCCGAGCTGATGCGGCTCTATGTTGCAGGCGGAGGCGGCTGTATCGTCAAGAATTTCGGAGAGTTTGATGCAAGCCGTGTAACGATAATTGATGACATCTGTGCCGCTGCTAAGGGCTACGAAACTATTGCTTTTCAGCAGTTGAAGGAGGGATAA
- a CDS encoding relaxase/mobilization nuclease domain-containing protein, producing the protein MPFGNVNVDYAPCKSVGALKAAAEYMLGRQKQQVESGVKKTDIELYTALGCNRENFANNILVTRKLNGKSYSKHKKNTILAHKMSISFHPLDNVDHKTAFEISLDFAEHFIHSKGFEVLFAVHTDTDHVHVHFLISNCNMNTGRSYRRSQKDLYEMSEYFGRKCLEYGFTNSVRDNFYNHDMGRQKDKLTFGEAQMKKRGAESFKDELREVIRIEIADPLNHTFDDVILGLKEHYNVECRVAGNTVSYRHPQYLNKNGEPVSVRGSRLGDLYTRKGIEYELATKYTRSHAAGRIVEPVAEGAAFERGRPSGSRGQVPDHATARDCGQALRGVDELHPRYSERAPRDEREPTAPARLAGGVPAKRKKRHR; encoded by the coding sequence ATGCCGTTCGGGAATGTGAATGTCGATTATGCGCCATGCAAGTCGGTCGGGGCGCTGAAAGCCGCAGCGGAGTATATGCTCGGTCGGCAAAAACAGCAGGTCGAAAGCGGTGTGAAGAAAACCGATATCGAGCTTTACACCGCGCTCGGCTGCAACCGTGAGAACTTTGCAAATAATATACTCGTCACCCGCAAGCTGAACGGGAAAAGCTATTCAAAGCACAAGAAGAATACGATCCTCGCGCATAAAATGTCAATATCATTTCACCCGTTGGATAATGTCGATCACAAAACCGCATTCGAGATATCGCTGGATTTCGCTGAACATTTTATACACAGCAAAGGTTTTGAGGTGCTTTTCGCGGTGCATACCGATACAGACCATGTTCATGTGCATTTTCTCATCAGTAATTGCAATATGAATACGGGAAGGTCATATCGCAGAAGTCAAAAGGATTTATATGAAATGTCTGAATACTTTGGGCGAAAATGCCTTGAATATGGTTTTACCAATTCGGTTCGAGACAATTTCTATAACCATGACATGGGACGTCAGAAAGATAAGCTGACTTTCGGTGAAGCGCAGATGAAAAAGCGCGGTGCGGAGAGCTTCAAGGACGAGCTGCGCGAGGTAATAAGAATTGAGATCGCCGATCCGCTGAATCATACTTTTGATGATGTCATTCTCGGGCTGAAGGAGCATTATAATGTTGAGTGCAGGGTCGCAGGGAATACGGTTTCGTATCGGCACCCGCAGTATTTGAATAAGAATGGAGAACCGGTTTCGGTGCGCGGAAGTCGGTTAGGAGATCTATACACAAGGAAGGGGATAGAATATGAGCTTGCCACGAAATACACAAGGAGCCACGCCGCAGGAAGAATTGTCGAGCCTGTGGCAGAAGGTGCAGCATTTGAGAGAGGAAGACCGTCGGGCAGCAGAGGACAAGTACCAGATCACGCTACTGCTCGCGACTGTGGACAGGCTTTACGAGGTGTTGACGAACTACACCCGCGATACTCAGAACGAGCTCCGCGAGATGAAAGAGAGCCAACTGCGCCTGCTCGACTTGCAGGAGGAGTACCGGCAAAGCGTAAGAAAAGACACCGCTAA
- a CDS encoding plasmid mobilization protein, whose amino-acid sequence MNRVRDKQFNIRLTKEELAAFEKKRTASGLGKTDFFVKMVRDTDIKVYLFDDDVKAIMHELRKIGVNLNQVAYLANTFQSDKAQTALRYYQNSFCAAMDRLSAFLDKPLTEG is encoded by the coding sequence ATGAATAGAGTTAGAGACAAGCAGTTTAACATAAGGCTGACCAAGGAAGAACTTGCGGCATTCGAGAAAAAACGTACCGCAAGTGGTCTCGGAAAGACTGATTTCTTCGTAAAAATGGTTCGTGATACTGATATTAAGGTATATCTCTTCGATGATGATGTCAAAGCGATAATGCACGAACTGCGGAAGATCGGCGTAAATCTGAATCAGGTGGCGTATCTCGCTAATACGTTTCAGAGCGACAAGGCGCAGACTGCGCTCCGGTATTATCAGAACAGCTTCTGTGCGGCGATGGACAGGCTTTCGGCATTCCTTGACAAGCCGCTCACGGAGGGATAA
- a CDS encoding NAD(P)-dependent oxidoreductase, which translates to MKIAVVCANGKAGQLIVKEAVNRGFDVTAVVKGENKSAAQNVIMKDLFDLTAADLTDFDAVVDAFGAWTPETLPQHSTSLAHLCDILSGTDTRLLVVGGAGSLYVNAEHTACVSDGADFPEVFKPLASAMAKALGELRQRNDVKWTYLSPAGDFQADGERSGKYILAGEELTLNSKGESIISYADYAVAMVDEIEKGGHIGQRISVVRE; encoded by the coding sequence ATGAAAATTGCAGTAGTTTGTGCAAACGGCAAGGCAGGTCAGCTTATCGTAAAAGAGGCTGTAAACAGAGGGTTTGACGTTACCGCAGTTGTCAAGGGCGAGAACAAGTCCGCTGCTCAGAACGTTATCATGAAAGACCTGTTCGACCTGACCGCAGCAGACCTCACGGACTTTGATGCTGTTGTAGACGCTTTCGGCGCATGGACACCCGAGACACTTCCTCAGCACTCCACTTCACTTGCTCACCTGTGCGATATTCTTTCAGGAACTGACACAAGACTTCTCGTTGTCGGCGGCGCAGGAAGCCTGTATGTGAACGCTGAGCATACCGCCTGTGTTTCTGACGGTGCTGATTTTCCCGAAGTGTTCAAGCCGCTGGCTTCTGCTATGGCAAAGGCGCTTGGTGAACTCCGTCAGAGAAATGACGTAAAGTGGACATACCTGAGCCCCGCAGGAGATTTTCAGGCTGACGGCGAGCGCAGCGGCAAGTACATTCTCGCAGGCGAGGAGCTGACGCTCAACTCTAAGGGCGAGAGCATTATCAGCTATGCGGATTATGCTGTTGCTATGGTGGACGAGATCGAAAAAGGCGGTCACATCGGGCAGCGTATCAGCGTGGTAAGAGAGTAA
- a CDS encoding recombinase family protein, which translates to MIQPNKITALYCRLSQDDANLGESNSITNQKKLLEKYAADNGFENCKFYVDDGYSGVSFDNRPAFKEMYSEIEKGNVGTVITKDLSRFGRNFLLVGQYLQIIFPEYGVRYIAVNDNVDTIQGDDEFTELRSLFNEWYVRDTSKKIKAVKLAQAMRGERVNGAVPYGYMPSPEDKNHLIIDERYAPAIREAFKLYADGKGIMEIVRYLKEKKYLNPTAVRKLRENSEFDINTLDEPYVWNRHAVSEILDNPAYLGHTYTHQSSRVSYKSKRFVKFPKEQQFEFLNTHEPLVDIDTWNIVQRRKADRPKVNRHNEVDSFSGLLFCGDCGTRMSVHRDKSHPRIFYTCEGYRKRAEKANQCSTHCITKKLLSEIVLDDLLRVTSEARKNRDRFIVICKENSASATKKEQAAKKRELTKSEKRLSEIKRMFVKIYEDNALGKLTDDTFKMLSETYKSEQVQLEQTIKELSETLEQIKNDEENTERFLKIVDKYTDIKELTYDLLRDFIDKIYIYEKDKVNKTRKIEIFYNFVGNIS; encoded by the coding sequence ATGATACAGCCAAACAAAATAACTGCACTTTATTGCAGACTATCACAGGACGATGCTAATCTCGGCGAGTCCAACAGTATAACAAATCAGAAAAAGCTGCTTGAAAAGTATGCTGCGGATAACGGCTTTGAAAACTGTAAATTCTATGTTGACGACGGTTACAGCGGTGTCAGCTTTGATAATCGTCCTGCCTTCAAGGAAATGTATTCCGAGATAGAAAAGGGAAATGTCGGAACGGTCATAACAAAAGACCTTTCACGTTTCGGCAGGAATTTTCTGTTGGTGGGACAGTATCTTCAGATCATATTTCCCGAATATGGCGTGAGATATATCGCAGTAAATGACAACGTCGATACCATTCAGGGCGATGATGAATTTACGGAGCTGAGGTCATTATTTAATGAGTGGTATGTTCGTGACACCAGTAAGAAGATCAAAGCTGTAAAGCTGGCGCAGGCTATGCGTGGGGAAAGGGTGAACGGTGCTGTTCCTTACGGATATATGCCTTCGCCCGAAGACAAGAATCATCTTATCATTGATGAAAGATATGCACCTGCTATCCGTGAAGCATTTAAGCTGTATGCTGACGGCAAGGGTATAATGGAGATAGTCCGTTATTTAAAGGAAAAGAAATATCTTAATCCTACTGCGGTCAGAAAGCTGCGTGAAAATTCTGAATTTGACATTAACACTCTTGACGAGCCATATGTCTGGAACAGACATGCAGTAAGTGAGATACTTGACAATCCCGCATATCTCGGGCATACATATACGCATCAGTCAAGCAGGGTGTCATACAAATCAAAGCGTTTCGTGAAATTTCCGAAGGAGCAGCAGTTCGAGTTTCTTAATACTCATGAACCTCTGGTTGATATTGATACATGGAACATCGTGCAGAGAAGAAAGGCTGACAGACCCAAAGTTAACCGTCATAATGAAGTGGACAGCTTTTCGGGATTATTGTTTTGCGGAGACTGCGGAACAAGAATGTCTGTACACAGAGACAAGAGTCATCCGAGAATATTTTATACTTGTGAAGGTTATCGGAAAAGGGCTGAAAAAGCCAATCAATGTTCAACGCACTGCATTACAAAAAAGTTGCTGTCTGAAATAGTTCTTGATGACCTTTTACGAGTAACTTCGGAGGCAAGGAAGAACCGTGACAGGTTCATTGTGATATGTAAGGAAAATTCTGCATCGGCAACAAAGAAAGAACAAGCTGCTAAGAAACGAGAGCTTACAAAATCTGAAAAACGTTTATCGGAGATCAAGAGAATGTTTGTGAAGATCTATGAAGATAATGCTCTCGGCAAGCTGACGGACGACACTTTCAAAATGCTGTCTGAAACATATAAATCGGAGCAGGTTCAGCTTGAGCAGACTATCAAAGAGCTTTCGGAGACTCTTGAACAAATCAAGAACGATGAAGAGAATACCGAGCGTTTCTTGAAGATTGTTGATAAATACACCGATATTAAAGAACTGACCTACGACCTGCTAAGAGATTTCATCGACAAAATTTATATCTATGAAAAAGACAAGGTAAACAAAACACGCAAAATCGAGATATTCTATAACTTTGTGGGGAATATTTCGTAA
- a CDS encoding transposon-encoded TnpW family protein, with product MNRKTTEQTDKIKPIERKITIGNMTYIVVSHFSETSTDTAEDKIERLIKRDING from the coding sequence TTGAACAGAAAGACAACGGAGCAAACAGATAAAATAAAACCGATAGAGCGTAAGATCACTATCGGAAATATGACATATATTGTGGTATCGCATTTCAGCGAAACTTCGACTGATACCGCTGAGGATAAAATCGAGAGATTGATAAAAAGAGATATTAATGGATAG
- a CDS encoding 4Fe-4S binding protein, which yields MTANDYLRFIVDVIHSTVVATVDSDGLPVTCVIDMMYADENGLYFLTAKGKNFYQRLKDKGYLALSGKKGDDTMSCTAISVRGKVRELGSDMLPLLFEKNPYMCEIYPTEESRKALTVFQIHEGSGEWFDLSKKPIERDSFTFGGVESKASGYFVNDDCIGCGSCLSACPQSCIELNGKAVIRQENCLHCGNCAEVCPVGAVIRR from the coding sequence ATGACAGCGAATGATTATCTGAGATTTATCGTGGACGTGATACACTCTACCGTTGTTGCAACGGTGGATAGCGATGGTCTGCCCGTGACCTGTGTTATCGACATGATGTATGCAGACGAGAACGGACTGTACTTTCTCACCGCAAAGGGAAAGAACTTCTATCAACGGTTAAAGGACAAGGGCTATCTTGCACTTTCGGGAAAAAAGGGCGATGATACCATGAGCTGTACGGCGATCTCTGTCCGCGGCAAGGTCAGGGAGTTAGGCTCTGATATGCTCCCACTGCTGTTTGAGAAGAATCCCTATATGTGTGAAATATATCCCACCGAGGAAAGCCGCAAGGCACTCACAGTATTTCAGATCCATGAGGGCAGCGGAGAGTGGTTCGACCTGTCGAAGAAGCCTATCGAGCGTGACAGCTTCACATTCGGCGGTGTCGAAAGCAAGGCGAGTGGGTATTTCGTGAACGATGATTGTATCGGTTGCGGTTCGTGCCTAAGCGCCTGTCCGCAGAGCTGTATCGAGCTGAACGGCAAAGCTGTTATCCGTCAGGAAAACTGTCTGCACTGCGGTAACTGTGCGGAAGTCTGTCCTGTGGGAGCAGTCATAAGGAGATGA
- a CDS encoding helix-turn-helix domain-containing protein has protein sequence MAVSYRKLWHLMLDKRISKTELEKLAGISDYTMRKLNRDDDVSTEVLTSICAALNCEVQDIVDFIPTKNSNFVFEDDK, from the coding sequence GTGGCTGTGAGTTACAGAAAACTATGGCATTTAATGTTGGATAAGAGAATTAGTAAAACTGAACTTGAAAAGTTGGCAGGTATTTCAGATTATACTATGCGAAAACTAAATAGGGATGATGACGTATCAACTGAAGTTCTTACAAGTATATGCGCTGCACTGAATTGTGAAGTTCAAGACATCGTTGACTTCATACCTACAAAAAATAGTAATTTTGTGTTTGAGGATGACAAATGA